The stretch of DNA CTTCGGGATTTGTTATGGCTTTTTATGGCAATGGAGGGTTTTGGGCTCGTTGTGCCTTTGTGGCGCAAGCTGTTTTTTGGTGGTGGTTGACCTATAAAGCTTATCAGACCATTAAACAAAAAAAATTAAGAAAACATGGCAAATATATGCTGCGAAGTTATGCCATGACGTTATCGGCTATTTCATTGCGGGGAGCTACTTATATCGTCTCTGCTTGGAAGATGAAGCATGGAATATTTTGCCCCAATGCAACCTATCAACTGCTCTGTTATCCTGATTTTTATATCTTGGTAGCTTGGTTGAGTTGGATCGTCAATCTTATGGTAGCTGAATTTTTAATCGTTCTAGGGATAATGAATTATTATTTTCCTAAAGAAGCACAAAAAGACAAATAGTATATGAAGTTTTTAATGGTATGTTTAGGCAATATTTGCCGTTCGCCATTGGCGGAAGGAATTCTAAAAGCAAAAGCAGTAGCAGGGCATTTAGAGTGGGTAATCGACTCTGCTGGTACGAGTGCTTATCATGCAGGAGAGTTGCCTGATCGTCGTTCTATTGCGATTGCAGAATCGTATGGTATTGATATTACCGATCAACGTTCTCGTCCAATAACCCCTAAAGATTTAGATGACTTTGATGTAATTTATGTAATGGATAGCAGCAATTATAATAATGTGATGGAGTTGTGTGAAAATGCGGAGCAGCAGTCAAAAGTTCAATTGATTATGAACATGGCTGAACCTGGAAGAAATATTGCGGTGCCAGATCCATACTGGGAAGATGATGGCTTTAGAAATGTTTATTTGATGTTGGATAAAGCCTGCACTGCCATTCTAGCAGAGTATCAATAATGCGCTTATTAGAATTTGAAAATTTGAACATGTTAATTATTGCATGTTCAAATTTCCAAATTTAAAAATTATAGTTGTAGCGATTACATTCCCCCACTTGTGTTAAGGGTTTCGCCTGTAATATAGCTGGATAAATCAGAAGCTAAGAAAATCGCAACATTGGCAATTTCTTCTGTTGAGCCAAAGCGTTTTAAGGCTGTAGATTGGATCATTTGTTCTCTGATTTTCTCCCCTAATTCCTCGGTCATATCTGTAGTAATAAAACCAGGAGCAATTGCGTTGCAACGAATATTTCTAGAGCCAACTTCTTGAGCAATAGATTTTGTAAATCCTATCATTCCTGCTTTTGACGCAGCATAATTGGCTTGTCCAGCATTTCCTTTTAGACCTACAATAGATGAGATATTAATAATAGAACCGCCACGAGCTTTGAGCATAGGGCGCATAATGCATTTAGTGAAATTGTAAATGGACTTTAGGTTGTTGTTCATTACATCATCCCAATTGTCCTCTGTCATTCGCATCAATAAGTTATCACGTGTGATACCAGCATTATTGATTAGAATATCAATTTTACCAAATTCTTTTATTACATCATTAATAAGCTCTTGTGTTTGTTCGAATGAGCTAGCATCAGAGGCAAAGGCCTTGATTGTGGTACCATGCTCAGCAGCCTCTTGGACTACTTGATTAGCACGATCAGCAGATGAACGATAAGTGAAAGCGACATGAGCTCCATGTTCGGCAAATTTTTTCACCATTGTTGCTCCAATACCTCTTGAGCCACCTGTGATAAGAGCTACTTTGTTTTCCAAAAGTTTCATAAACCTGAAAGATGTTGATTTTATAGAAATAACTGACTAGCAGATATGTGTCCTAAATAATGTATGAATATAATCAATTTGTTGTAAGGCAATAATCTAAGTATAAGACTTCCTTATAATGTTAAACCAAAACTACAAAAATTAATAGTGTTCTTTACCTAACTGTGCGCAATATTAGTTAAAAAAGCTGAACTCTTTTAACAAATACGCAAAAGGTTTAAACTTATGCTATTATATTTCGAAGGAATATCTAATGTTTTTCTAGGAGGCTGGGATAAATAACTTGTTGGTAGAATTGCTAAATATTTAGATCAGCTCTTGCTTATAGAACCATCAGTTTTGTTATATTTACAGAAAATATGAAGTTATGAAATTTAAAATGCCAATATCTATTTCAGATATAGGAGAATTAATAGGAGCAAAGATTATAGGAAATAGTGACATTAAAGTTACTTATTTGAGTGAAATTCATAAGGTAGAAGAAGGGAGTTTGATGTTTGTGGATAATGAAAAATATTATAGCCAAGCAATCTATTCTACAGCAACGGCAATTATCATAGACAAAGAGGTAGACTGTCCAGAGGGAAAAGCCTTATTGATTGTTGACAAACCTTTTGAAGCATACAATCAATTAGCTTTACATTTTAACCCCTTTGTTGCCATTCAATCCAACATCAGCCCCACTGCAATTATTGGAGAAAATACAATCTTAGAACCAGGGGTCGTTGTCGGAAATCATGTGACAATTGGAGATAATTGCTTGATTCGAGCAAATACCGTGCTTTTAGACAATACTAAAATTGGTAACCATGTAATCATTCATGCCAATTCATCAATTGGAAATGATGCCTTTTACATGAATAAAAAAGCAGATCAATCCTATCAACGTTGGCACTCCATTGGACGGGTAATCATTGAAGACAATGTAGAAATTGGAGCAAGTTGTACGATTGATAAAGGTGTTTCTGGCGATACCGTAATTGGAGAAGGAACCAAAATTGATAATTTAGTACATGTCGGACATGGGGTACGAATTGGAAAACATTGTTTGTTAGCTGCTCAGGTTGGCATTGCTGGCAAAACAATTATTCAAGATTATGTAACCATCTATGGACAAGTGGGAATTTCTAAGTCATTAGTTGTTGGGGAGGGAGCTACCATCTTGGCGAAAGCTGGAGTACCTAAATCTATTCCTGGTGGCGATAAAGAATATGTTGGGATTCCTGCTGGTGAATCTAGAGCTAAATTTAGAGAAATGGCTGCCTTGCGTCAATTGCCCGAAATTGTCAAGAAAGTAAATGAAATATATACCGCACTATTTAAAAATAAGAAAAAAGATAGCTAGAAATTGTTCCTTTACTTAAGTGAGCATGAAAAAGTATTCCTAGATTGTGTTAAGATAAATACAAACTCTCATAGAATCGGTATTATTGCGAACTGCGCAGCACTCATGAAATAATGTCCAATACCTTACAACCAATACAATCTTTTTGGTGCAGGACAAGCGGTTTAGATGCTTACTGTCTTTATTTTTTGTTCTAAACTTTTGTCCTGTACGTAGAATATTCTTACTTTATAGATTATTCTTTGCTTTCCTTCTTTTTAGTATTTCGTGGGAAAATCGCATTAGGTTGATTATTAGGAAGATAGAATTAAATTGTTCAAGATTTTAAAATACTGATAATTAACCTGATGTACGAACGATAGTGAGCTGCGTCAGCTTGCAGCTAAAAGCTGCAAAGGAAAGGCACTGATTTTTTGTCTTTTTTGCCAAAAAAGCAAAAAAATCCACGAACTGTTACTTCTTTTACAAAAGAAGAGAAATTGTAGTTTGCCCTTCCCAAAATACTGGCAAAGAATTTGGAATACCCTAACCATTGTAGAATCCTTAGAGCATGTTTGAATTTTATATTGTTCAAAACCAGTGATTTTTGCGGGACTGTTTAGTCACTAACAAAGTGTTTTTTGTCTAGCAAGGCTATCAAGCTGAAAAAGCGATAGACAGAATCAAAACCAATCGTTTGTAGTTTCAAGATAAAATTTAAAATGTACTCTTATATTTATTTAATTACTAAAATCAATTCGAATGAAACGTATTGCTCATCTTTTTAGTATAGTAGCTATTGGTTGCATGTTATTAATGTCTTCTAATCTTTCTGCTCAAACCTCAGTCAATGGAAAAGATTGTATTGGTATTTGGAAAACCGTAGATGATGAATCAGGGCGAACCAAATCTCATGTCCAAGTTTTTAAAGTAGGGGATAAGTATCACGCAAAAATTGTTAAATTATTGGACCCCAAATCTCTAGAAGATAGTGGAGAGGAGCGTTTTGAAGATATAAAATGTACTAAATGTCCTGCTGACCATGGCAAAGATAAACCCTTATATGGTTTAGAAATTATTTGGGGAATGGAAAAATCTTCAGATAAATGGAAAGGTGGCAGCATCATGGACCCTAAAAAAGGAAAAGTTTATACTTGTACTATGTGGATGGATGAATCCGATAGCTCAGGAAATCAACTTTCTGTTCGTGGCTGGGTTGGCTTTTTCTACCGTACGCAAACTTGGTATCGAGTAAAATAAATATTCGAGCAATAATATAATACAGAGGTGCTGCTATAACAGATAGTAGTACCTCTTTTTTTGTTTAGTATTATTGGTATTCAGAGAATAATAACCTGAATTTTCCATTGTTGGCTGTTTGAGAGACAGTACCTCTTGAAAGGACAAAATCAAAACGACCTGATATAGTAAATACTTTTTCGCCAGAGCCTAGAGTTGAATGGTAATAAACAGAATCAATTTGTACAAAACTACTAGAAGAATCATTGTAAATGCGCTCTGTAAATAAATCATTTTCTGTGGGACCTGCTGAGTGGTAAATGTGCATAGTGGCACAAGTTTGATAAGGGTTCATAGGATGTTTTATAGGAAGTTGTTGACCAATTAGCCCTGTCAAATCTGCTTCTAAAATGGGGTGTTGTTCAAAATGCAAGCTGAGCAAAGCATTCATTGAGGTAGAGGAGTCTGGAACGTAGGAATCTGTCGCATAATTTTCCAGCGAAGGGCTTAAATGAGAGATGTGATAACTTGTCCCCATAAAGGCTTGTTCTGCTCCATAGCTTTGAGGGACACCATTTAAATCAAAATTAATATAGTATGGGTGTTGAGGGCTGTTGTTTAGAGGGCTGTTGTCTTTTGTACAAGCAGGGAAAATACTGGCAATAAAAACTAAGATCACCAATGAAAAAAAGTATTTGTTCGGCATTAGCATTTGGTTTTAAGGTTTAGTAATAAAAATAACAACTAAAAATACATTTATAATTTAGAACGATATAAATGACTACTGGGCTTTAACAAATTAAAAAACATTAACGATAAAGGACATAAAAAAAAGCTGCTCATAACAATGGGTTATGAACAGCTTCTAAGAGAGGGATAAAACCTCGGCTTATAAATCCAATAATAAGGTAACAGGATCTTCCAACAGTTGTTTTACTTTTACTAAGAACGTAACCGAAGAGCTACCATCAATGATTCTGTGATCATAAGAGAGTGCTAGGTACATCATTGGACGTATTTTTACCTCACCATCAATAGCCATTGGGCGTTGTTGTATGGTATGCATTCCCAAAATAGCAGATTGAGGTTCGTTGATGATTGGTGTACTCATCATAGAACCAAATACTCCACCATTGGTAATGGTAAAGGTTCCGCCCTGCATTTCTTGAAGTGTTAAGCTTCCTTCTCGTGCTTTTTTTGCCAAGCCTTTGATAGAACCTTCAATTTCTGCAAAATTGAGTGATTCTACATTTTTGACAGGAGGAACAACCAAACCTGTTGGCGTAGAAATAGCAATCGATATATCTACATAATCATGGTAAATAATAGATTTCCCATCTTCTCCAATTTGTGCATTTACAGCAGGCATTTCCATTAATACTTTGGCACAAGCTTTAGAGAACAAAGACATAAAACCAAGTTTAATACCATAGCGTTCCACAAACTTGTCTTGGTATTTTTTGCGCAGTGCCATAATTTCGGTTAAATCAACCTCATTAAAAGTGGTCAACATTGCCGTATTGTTTTTGGCAGAAACTAGACGTTTTGCAATTGTACGACGCATCCGACTCATTTTTTCGGTGCGTTTTTCTCGGCTAAAGGCAGCTATTGGAGCAGCAACAGGAGCCGCTTCTTTTTCTACTTTTTTAGGAGCAGTTGGTGCTGGTTTAGCAGGAGCTTTGGATTGGTTGTCAATTGCTTTTTGAACATCATCTTGCGTAATACGACCATCTTTGCCCGTAGCAACAATTGCATCTGCCTTTAAGTTGTGCTCATTCATTAGTTTTTGAGCCGTAGGAGAAGGGTGACCGCTAGCATAAGAATCAGATGTGGTCGATTCTGTAGTAGGCGTTTCTGTAACAGGTGTAGAACTTACAACTTCAGGGGTTGTTTCTGAGCTACTATCGCTACCACCTCCCGAAACACTGGTATCAATTTTTGCAAATACTTCACCAATTGGAATATCATCTCCTTCTTGAGCTACCCAAATCAACTTCCCTGCTTTTTCAGCAGGAACTTCTACTGTTGCTTTGTCAGATTCAAATTCGCAAATGATTTCGTCTAATTCTACATACGCACCATCTTCTTTTATCCAAGAAGAAAGTGTAACCTCTGTGATGGACTCACCAATAACTGGTACTACGAGTTCTATGATACTCATTTGTATAATGATAATTATAAACGCCAAACCTAATCATTGTTGTTTCAAACGATTGAGTCAACGGTTTTATTAAAAAGTATAATTTTTATAACAGTTTTTCTCAAAAGAAATAGCAAATACAAAAATGAAATATTGAAGTTGTTTAAAAATGATCTTAACACCTAC from Aureispira anguillae encodes:
- a CDS encoding DUF2306 domain-containing protein; the encoded protein is MKNNNWSINQGMNIVLGVIFILAILLSAYTMAAIAFPYLVPPFPTDIDFLESKQWVVDEWHWLAAFYIHITSAVLVLAAGLTQFSKTLMFKYPQWHRVIGKIYVFLVLVVAGPSGFVMAFYGNGGFWARCAFVAQAVFWWWLTYKAYQTIKQKKLRKHGKYMLRSYAMTLSAISLRGATYIVSAWKMKHGIFCPNATYQLLCYPDFYILVAWLSWIVNLMVAEFLIVLGIMNYYFPKEAQKDK
- a CDS encoding low molecular weight protein-tyrosine-phosphatase; amino-acid sequence: MKFLMVCLGNICRSPLAEGILKAKAVAGHLEWVIDSAGTSAYHAGELPDRRSIAIAESYGIDITDQRSRPITPKDLDDFDVIYVMDSSNYNNVMELCENAEQQSKVQLIMNMAEPGRNIAVPDPYWEDDGFRNVYLMLDKACTAILAEYQ
- the fabG gene encoding 3-oxoacyl-[acyl-carrier-protein] reductase, giving the protein MKLLENKVALITGGSRGIGATMVKKFAEHGAHVAFTYRSSADRANQVVQEAAEHGTTIKAFASDASSFEQTQELINDVIKEFGKIDILINNAGITRDNLLMRMTEDNWDDVMNNNLKSIYNFTKCIMRPMLKARGGSIINISSIVGLKGNAGQANYAASKAGMIGFTKSIAQEVGSRNIRCNAIAPGFITTDMTEELGEKIREQMIQSTALKRFGSTEEIANVAIFLASDLSSYITGETLNTSGGM
- a CDS encoding UDP-3-O-(3-hydroxymyristoyl)glucosamine N-acyltransferase: MKFKMPISISDIGELIGAKIIGNSDIKVTYLSEIHKVEEGSLMFVDNEKYYSQAIYSTATAIIIDKEVDCPEGKALLIVDKPFEAYNQLALHFNPFVAIQSNISPTAIIGENTILEPGVVVGNHVTIGDNCLIRANTVLLDNTKIGNHVIIHANSSIGNDAFYMNKKADQSYQRWHSIGRVIIEDNVEIGASCTIDKGVSGDTVIGEGTKIDNLVHVGHGVRIGKHCLLAAQVGIAGKTIIQDYVTIYGQVGISKSLVVGEGATILAKAGVPKSIPGGDKEYVGIPAGESRAKFREMAALRQLPEIVKKVNEIYTALFKNKKKDS
- a CDS encoding DUF2147 domain-containing protein, yielding MKRIAHLFSIVAIGCMLLMSSNLSAQTSVNGKDCIGIWKTVDDESGRTKSHVQVFKVGDKYHAKIVKLLDPKSLEDSGEERFEDIKCTKCPADHGKDKPLYGLEIIWGMEKSSDKWKGGSIMDPKKGKVYTCTMWMDESDSSGNQLSVRGWVGFFYRTQTWYRVK
- the odhB gene encoding 2-oxoglutarate dehydrogenase complex dihydrolipoyllysine-residue succinyltransferase: MSIIELVVPVIGESITEVTLSSWIKEDGAYVELDEIICEFESDKATVEVPAEKAGKLIWVAQEGDDIPIGEVFAKIDTSVSGGGSDSSSETTPEVVSSTPVTETPTTESTTSDSYASGHPSPTAQKLMNEHNLKADAIVATGKDGRITQDDVQKAIDNQSKAPAKPAPTAPKKVEKEAAPVAAPIAAFSREKRTEKMSRMRRTIAKRLVSAKNNTAMLTTFNEVDLTEIMALRKKYQDKFVERYGIKLGFMSLFSKACAKVLMEMPAVNAQIGEDGKSIIYHDYVDISIAISTPTGLVVPPVKNVESLNFAEIEGSIKGLAKKAREGSLTLQEMQGGTFTITNGGVFGSMMSTPIINEPQSAILGMHTIQQRPMAIDGEVKIRPMMYLALSYDHRIIDGSSSVTFLVKVKQLLEDPVTLLLDL